In Aedes albopictus strain Foshan chromosome 3, AalbF5, whole genome shotgun sequence, the following are encoded in one genomic region:
- the LOC134291435 gene encoding uncharacterized protein LOC134291435, with amino-acid sequence MTRKRRAKAKANYKLIDWQPTTYDADESDLEDSFEMPRPLLSTHPNYPLEELELDLEETLHTIREQRTSGVMMPADVLKVKRIIYLFMRDMNIVTCDVNSRYLPPSATCEYWAPESEPEEEIELIIPSSDSDDSEMSFSEPESDSEDQLQVEKGTKRSPVSRFSSGYFSPDYDTSKSVLPSFKFPRDLPGEAFHSLNSQSSNPESLRKQIRSFKIRKKANLNLRAEPTAKELCSEPTSILEIYSSLNIPRSGRTPGTPQKVFSFNKKKNKCH; translated from the coding sequence ATGACACGCAAGCGGCGAGCAAAGGCTAAGGCCAATTATAAATTAATTGATTGGCAGCCGACGACGTACGATGCGGACGAGTCGGACTTGGAGGACTCTTTCGAAATGCCTCGTCCGTTGCTCTCGACGCATCCTAACTACCCGCTAGAGGAGTTAGAGCTGGACCTCGAAGAGACTTTGCATACCATACGGGAGCAAAGGACTTCGGGGGTGATGATGCCAGCAGACGTcttaaaagttaaacgaataatcTACCTGTTTATGCGTGACATGAACATCGTCACTTGCGATGTTAACTCTCGTTATTTGCCCCCCAGCGCGACATGCGAATATTGGGCGCCGGAATCAGAGCCAGAGGAAGAGATCGAGTTGATCATCCCTAGTTCCGATTCCGATGATTCTGAAATGTCCTTTAGCGAGCCCGAATCTGATTCGGAAGACCAACTTCAGGTCGAAAAGGGAACGAAAAGGAGCCCTGTGTCACGCTTCTCTTCTGGTTATTTCTCTCCCGATTATGACACCAGTAAGTCGGTGCTTCCTTCATTCAAATTTCCCCGAGACTTACCTGGTGAAGCTTTCCATTCTTTAAACTCACAATCGTCGAACCCCGAATCCCTACGAAAGCAGATCCGGTCGTTCAAGATCCGGAAAAAGGCCAACCTAAATCTTCGAGCGGAACCTACGGCCAAAGAACTGTGCAGCGAACCTACTTCGATTTTGGAAATCTACTCTTCATTGAATATTCCCCGTTCCGGACGCACACCTGGAACCCCCCAAAAGGTCTTTTCATTcaataaaaagaaaaacaaatgccACTAA